From Pseudomonas sp. StFLB209, a single genomic window includes:
- the hpxX gene encoding oxalurate catabolism protein HpxX, with product MTQVPPDWAAYIAQMEQVLGLELDDARRQELLLQFSRIAAMAAPLMDYPLDDRLEVAGVYKA from the coding sequence ATGACACAGGTCCCGCCCGACTGGGCAGCCTACATTGCGCAGATGGAACAGGTCCTGGGCCTGGAACTGGACGACGCCCGACGTCAGGAACTGCTGTTGCAGTTCAGCCGCATCGCAGCCATGGCCGCGCCACTGATGGATTACCCGCTGGATGACCGGCTGGAAGTGGCGGGAGTCTACAAGGCATG